A window from Drosophila willistoni isolate 14030-0811.24 chromosome XR unlocalized genomic scaffold, UCI_dwil_1.1 Seg143, whole genome shotgun sequence encodes these proteins:
- the LOC6645374 gene encoding cytochrome P450 CYP12A2: MLKQRAPLPFILKTFQLRLQTSVAAPSKTTDGDSTFSTEWENARPYDEIPKVGALDLVRQLLPGGKYAQMQFPDVLLELRTQMGPLFRLPAMLGRPEFVVSHDPNHFERVYRVEGVWPERPGNDIIKYHRSVLQKDLFQGIDGLLATQGKTWADFRTLVNPVLMQPKTVRLYYKKMSQVNKEFMQRIREIRDSTTLEVPDTFEEEINRWTLESVSVVALDKQLGLLKDNRNDPNAKKLFEGLNAFFHLAAEIEFKPAVWRYIATPTYKKIIKVLDEVQEVTSYYVNEALTRLEQNPTIKPEHEKSVLEKLIKIDKKVATVMAMDMLMAGVDTTSSVMTGILLSLSKNPEKQAKLREEVLKILPNKDSEFTEASMKNVPYLRACIKESLRLYPLAAGNARKIKSNLVLNGYRVPKDSAMMMLSYGLLTDNQHYPRGNEFLPERWLRSAKEEESESEKCPHSLKASSPFVYLPFGFGSRMCIGKRIVEMELELGLARLIRNFHVEFNYPTENAFKAVLINMPNIPLKFKFTDVEK, translated from the exons ATGTTAAAACAACGCGCACCGCTACCGTTCATTCTAAAGACTTTCCAGCTT CGTCTGCAAACAAGCGTAGCTGCCCCATCTAAAACCACAGATGGCGATAGCACTTTCTCCACGGAATGGGAAAATGCCCGACCATATGATGAAATTCCAAAGGTAGGCGCTCTGGATTTAGTTAGACAACTGCTACCAGGCGGGAAATATGCTCAAATGCAATTTCCAGACGTCTTGCTCGAACTGCGTACTCAGATGGGACCACTCTTTCGATTGCCAGCAATGCTGGGAAGACCAGAGTTTGTGGTCTCCCATGACCCAAATCATTTCGAGCGTGTCTATCGCGTTGAAGGAGTTTGGCCTGAGAGGCCGGGTAATgatataataaaatatcatCGTAGTGTACTGCAAAAGGATTTATTTCAAGGAATCGATGGTCTTTTAGCCAC GCAAGGGAAGACCTGGGCAGACTTTCGAACTTTGGTCAATCCAGTGCTAATGCAGCCAAAAACTGTGCGTTTGTATTATAAGAAAATGTCGCAAGTCAACAAGGAGTTTATGCAACG TATTCGAGAGATACGGGATAGCACTACATTGGAAGTTCCTGACACCTTTGAAGAGGAAATCAATCGTTGGACTCTGGAATCGGTTAGTGTGGTTGCTCTGGACAAGCAATTGGGATTGCTGAAGGACAATCGCAATGATCCAAATGCAAAAAAACTGTTTGAAGGCCTTAATGCGTTCTTCCATCTGGCAGCTGAGATTGAATTTAAGCCAGCTGTTTGGCGGTACATTGCCACGCCCACATataagaaaataatcaaagTACTGGACGAAGTGCAAGAGGTAACCAGCTATTATGTAAACGAGGCTCTGACTCGCTTGGAACAGAATCCAACCATTAAACCAGAGCACGAGAAGAGTGTGTTGGAGAAACTAATCAAGATTGACAAGAAAGTTGCCACTGTTATGGCCATGGATATGCTGATGGCCGGTGTGGATACG acATCCTCAGTAATGACTGGCATACTTCTGAGCCTGTCCAAGAATCCAGAGAAGCAAGCCAAACTACGTGAGGAGGTGTTAAAGATTTTGCCCAACAAGGACTCGGAGTTCACTGAAGCTTCCATGAAGAATGTGCCATATTTACGTGCTTGCATCAAGGAGTCACTTCGCCTCTATCCACTGGCTGCCGGAAATGCCCGCAAAATTAAATCGAACCTTGTTTTAAACGGCTATCGGGTACCCAAAGATTCAGCAATGATGATGCTATCCTATGGGCTTCTCACCGACAATCAGCATTATCCTCGAGGCAACGAATTCCTGCCCGAACGTTGGCTGCGTTCCGCGAAAGAGGAGGAATCCGAGTCCGAAAAGTGTCCACACTCCCTCAAAGCAAGCAGTCCATTTGTCTATCTGCCATTTGGTTTTGGTTCCCGCATGTGCATCGGCAAACGTATTGTCGAAATGGAACTTGAATTGGGTCTTGCGCGACTCATACGCAACTTCCATGTCGAATTCAACTATCCGACAGAGAATGCGTTCAAGGCTGTCCTTATCAATATGCCCAATATACCGCTGAAATTCAAGTTTACCGATGTTGAAAAGTGA